atttggtaatttttaactggaactttttaattgcccgtgagtgtataattcCACCATCCATCCCACCAGATACAATGGCTGGACCCGACCGGGCAGCCCGTCCCTCGCACCGACGCCAGGGTGGTGGTCCACCATGTGACGTCACGGGTTGGGGCCGCAGCCGTGCTCGTGCTGACGTCTGCTGAGGTGCAGGACACTGGGGTGTGGACCTGCCGCGCTCGTGGTGCGAGCGTAGATGTGGCTGTTTGtgtgataggtaagtaatacCTGTAGAAAAACAGTAGGAGATATTTCAAAACGTAGGTACTAGCTATTTTTTTCTCAGTGAGCGGTATCATATATTATATGGTATCATGGGTAACATGGGTTTTGAACTTTTGATCCAAATAGGACAGATAGATATCTCGATAGATATTAACTCGGGTTAACTAGTGAAacatgtacctatattcttGTTAAGTGAATTAGATTTGTTTTCCGAAATTGCCTAATAGACAGCTTACCGGTCTTAGTGAAAACCATGAACTGAACTGAACACAACAACATTTTCAGAATCAACAGTATTCACCAGCTCACACCAGGAGCTCTCCGTAGACGAGGGCCGAGCGGCAACCCTGGACTGTGGGGCGAGAGGCAACCCTGAGCCACGGCTGGCTTGGTACAAAAATGATGAACAGATCTTCGGTAACTATCCTTCTGCTCCTTATATCGGTCCTTTTACCACGACTATTATTTAGGATTAGTGAATAGTGTTTTGGAAACGGATGCATCAGTCGGCAATAGAGTCAGTAGAAAAACAAGGTTTATCTGtttatcatcataatcataacctATTTGCTGCTAACTGCATAATTGTAGACACCTCACGCTCATTGCTTACCGACCACAAGTTCGTCACAATTACAGTACACAAAACCTAAAAGACGTGTGCCATCCAGAAACAAAACCAGATCAGCTGAGAGTAGCTAATAACAGAGACCTCACCTCATCCGTACTTTCTCTTACAGATGAGGACAACTCAACCAAGTACCTAGTAATGAACAGGTACAGCACACACGGGGTCCAGTCATCTCTCACCATCAAGTCTCTGACGTGGCCAGACGGCGGGCAGTACGCCTGCCGAGCAGTGCAGGACCATCCGGCCATGGAGGCGTGTTCTGTGACTGCTGGCTTGGTGGTTACCTTACATGTTCGTGGTTAGTAAAATGTATATCCTAGGGAATAAATGAAAAACCTCTCGTTTCCCTGGGCGATTTGTAATAACAAATGAGGACGaggaaatgaaatgaaaactaTAACGTCGTAGATATGTCGTAGTCGGATCGCATAATCCGCCGTATAACATTGCAGCTAGGTAGCCGTATTACAAAACAGGGCCGCTTTTCATTGCGGACTATATAAACTATATAAATAACAGGAAATATAATATCACTGCAGTGCATctaccaataaatattatccTTAAGCTATTCATTCTAACTACATTtcgttacctacttattttttcagagaAACCGATATTTGACGACGTTGACAGTATCCGCAATGCTTTTGCCAGAGTAGACGAAAGGTAGGTTGTCACTTTGTATTGTTAAATTACGCATTATAACGTTACAATTTAATGCACACATTTTCAGCACTCAAGAGCAGTAAATTTTTCCTTATTAGTGAAATCCACACCTAACTAATTTCAGAATACAGTTAAACTGCACAGCCAACGGATACCCGCCACCTGTCTACTCTTGGTTCCTTGAAAAAGACAAAGACGTCTTAGAAGACCTGAAAAATACTGAATTTTCAGATTCATTCTATAATATTACTGAAAATACTCTCGAAATAGTGACAAATGAAATAACATTTGGAAGGAGGTATAGATGTCGAGCTGGCAATACTTATGGATATGCTGACAAAGTATTCGTTGTACTAAATGTAGAGAAACCTACTGTGCCTTCAGTGGTAAGATAAcagaatgtattttattttttaagcttattgcttatttacctatatccgactattttcaataaagaGAGTTGAATCTTTATCTAATGTTATGTTtcaatttatttcagattcatttacttaataaaactgaaaatgaGCTTATGCTTTCTCTAATTTGGGATAAAGATGTGGTTTTTCCTATCGATGGTAAGTATCCATGTATTGTGTATCAGTTTTATTTGAACTATACAGAAGACAGATACAGCctcttttaactttatttgtaacttttacaGAAATATTGGTTCAGTACACAGACGACGAATTTTCAGATATCTCAGAATGGATACATTTGTATGATATTATTACGACAAGTAACGAATCACTTGGTAAGTGTTATCACTACTTAACCTCCTAAAAACCTCCTAAGACTAGACTCAGTAAAATCTATGTTAAATTGCTTATTTTCAGAGTGCCAAGTGAAACTAAAAAACCTAGAAAGCGACACAGAATACCGTGTTCGAGTGAGAATCTCGAATGCCGCTGGTCAATCCGAATGGTCAGAATCGTATTCTTTCCGCACTAATTCTGACGATCTAAGAGCCCTCACCACCATTCTAGAAGAGCAACTCAGCGTGGGCATCTATAGTTTCCTGCTACTTGTAACTGTGGCAGTGTTTGCGTGGATTAGCTGTTGGTGGTGTAAGAATATACGGTGGTGATGTAGTAGAAATAAACTTGTTTACGCTACGAAATTGTAAGTCGTTTGTGCCTTTTTCGTACAGTTTTTATACGAGATACCTAGAGTAAATGTTAAGCAGTTTGAATTCTGAAAGAAccagattttaaattaagagAGAAATCTTAAAAGTCATTATTTTCTGCTTTTATGATCGTAAATAACTAAatgaaatttaacttattttaatttacttattttacttatatttacgTTTATTCAGTTAACTGATGTTGTATTATTTGTAATAGAGTAAAATAGTATTCAGTTTTAGTTTCTTGTTACTtgaatgtacctataatattttaaagcatGAAAACAGGGGCAAGAATAAAACAACATGTAATCAATTTTAGCCCTTTATTTAAGGAACAGAACTAGTTAAGTTATGTATGTTATCAATATACCAAGTGGACTGTAGTGAAATGTACACCAAAGCATgtagttattatattatatataagaAACAAGAACACTTAGTGTTGATGAAGTAATATTGAAAACAATGTCTATAATATTGTTTCgtatgttttatataactttatattaagtataagtatatacaCAAATTGATAGTTTATTCACAAAAGACACACATTGTTTGTGGTTTTATTTCCGTagttgtaaaattatttatcaatggccaggatcttatttattttttatagtggCGGATTTCTGATCgggaaatacataattatatgcagGGTGAGGAGGCATTCACACAAATGCAGACGTAgggtacatattaattatattaaaaccTCGAATCAGAAACCAGATCACTAAAATAAAGCTCTACctactattaaaataattctaTGTATAATATAGTAATAAACTGGTTCATTAAAACGTtaaacaatgtatttttttcataaaatttataattatacatattaagcCAACATCGatattaagtaaattattatgagAATGCAACATGTCagtatttaaaggtaaaaagttaTTGTATAGCATCGGACGATTACTGAAAATCAGTCTTCAAGGACTAACAGAGCACAGGGTGTTCTTAAAGTCAAGAATGAATGTCAAAGTCAGTGACGTAGTGGtcaaatatttgtaatttggttattaaatgtaattactGGTAAACGAATCAACCGTTAAATCATCGTATTGATGTACCAAAATCTACGATTATTGAAGAAATATGATATTCCTGTCTTTGATGActctttttatttatgaatacgTATAATTTTAGTGACACCCTGTgctaatgtttattttataaaaagccTTTCTATGTTACTGTATTTAGTCTTAGGCCAGTTCTTCGTGAATAATTTGAATGATGACAGGAAGCGAATAGACagtttttaaataagataATTTTTTCACCTTTTCAGGCActataaattaatgttaaacCTTTTTTGAAACAATGATAAACTTTTGCTCGGTgccttttttattaaattgacTAAAGTAtctgagtatttttttatttaataattgccACACAAAAtgtgttatgttttttttttatataaggaTATTAGTTAAATAATGTTAACTCATTGTCGCGAAGATTTTTTCTCTTTACtatctacaaaaataaaataaggtaAGACTTTATGAATAATGGTAGGTACCTTAATGCTAAccttacaaatattttataacatttcCAGTCATTAGCCACACAAAACGACACAGCAATCAAATTGTTTTAACAAAAGCAACATTAAAGTATCTAGCTAAAactattcatattttattacaatttaaagtaaatttaataaattaaagagTGTAAGGGATTGCTTCCTGAAAAGATTATGTACTATTGAAGATACCAAACAACGTTTgccaaaataactttttttttgtgatcAAAATTACTTAGAAGGCAAGAGAAAGGCTAGGTCTTAATTGAAGTAggtgtttataaattattagaaCACTATCACATATACTCAATAACTGATAACACTAATTCAATAATATTGTCAGTCATCCCTGCAGTGCTcgatcaataaattatttatgatttaaaaatgCATGCTTTGCAcgtttacataattttttcataattataatatgatagCGAAAACAACACCTAAATTACATTTCAGATTTTGCTTATCATAAACTCTTTCGTTTAATAAAGTGAGTTGATACATACTCCTCTTTTGTAACTGACGAATTCAATCAAATCAACAATAAACTAGGTACAATTCTGCCGTACTAAAATCATCTTGAACACACAGATGagtaataggtaatattattagcTGATTGCCTTATGGCATAGGTACATTAAACTTTACAATAAACATTTAAAGCTTTAAcgtttttttaatcaaaacgAAATAGAATTCACCTTTCCTACATTTACCTATGCAGGATGATTTTTTTAGttatgaaaattaaataaattgggTGCAATTTACGAAACTCTTCCTAGAACTTTGCATCATAATTTATACATTgcagatataaataaataatcattccACCGGCAACCTGCATTTCAAATAAGAATTCTAACCAGAATATGTCAGCATTCAAACCGAAATAGCTAAAATCTATGACAGACTATAAtgcggcaagttacttggcgaccctccttgcggggtgaaagaagtggcgggggcgaggtagcacgacatgctacacacgtagaaaagtgtgcccggattaatctcgcgatagcttgtaactatttctgacgtaagtaaaattttattctatgactgttcccgtaaatgtcatatttagcttaaaatttatagtttgacagcattaaaatttggatgtttaccttcagaatatctaccaatttgaatttatttatgtaaaagtgttttattttataaatcaatttccatgtcactttcatgttcactctctgtttgaacttgttcatcgtcgtcgtcatcctcatcttcatcatcgttttcattaacttcaattataaatctaagacaaaaaccaatttatgtttaatttacaataaattataaataaacaataacatacctgtccaatacatcgtcaaatactcaatcagatttataatattcgtcttaattttttatgacatggtcgtcacaatttctgcactttttaggcgaataattagagaaaagcaactctaagtcttttatctctttatctaagttagagtcaatcgaagttcttgcgagctcgcctttcacgtaccgccacacaagttcaataggatttaattccaggtggtatgggggtaggcgaagcacgatatgaccattttctttcaaaatttcatcagttttgtaatttttctctgtgttttgctcattaattactttcattaaatcacataaattttggttgctttcctagttacaagaactgacaactgacgcactgtcatatggactcttcgtctttgttgtttactttttcgtatctgactgcgcagtaccaactctttagccgcgtagcatgactgatccggtacgctgttctacaagaagcccctatattgggacattatacgatttgttgtttttaacgttattttgttgacgaattatagatacctaataataatataatgataatattaaaaaggcctcaacactcatcctaagactaatggtctcagaatcaatgatctcatgtgggtcgcactcaaattatgacagactatattagacatgtggccgcctcggctgcgcggccgagactgccgtaacaatgacatgcagtgcacgcgttgccgttccccgctaccctcccgctacccgctgtcgtcttgggtacctcgtcccctccgcgtctttcaccccgcaaggagggtcgccaagcaacttgccaatctatagcaCTGAGTTGCAagaaggaactttaagctaatgtcggcattaaatgtattgctgTCTTCGAAAGTGCCTATAAGGACAGAAAGAGCCAGACATACTTTTAATGCCGAGATTAgctcctttctgcaactcggcaaaAGAACTTTCGACAATCTAACGCAAAACCACACATACAGCGACAAAATACATCAAAGCTAAGACCAAGGACGGCAGGGCGGTTACTCCTGAGCTGGTGGTGGACGGGTGCTCCTCAAGGACCAGCCACTCGGAGAAGCCGGCGGCGTTGCGCGACCGCACGCGCGTGTAGAATGACGTGCTGTTCTGGAGTGGACCCACGGAGAAGAGGGTGTCTGGTGGAGAGAATGTGTATGATGATTATTATAGGCAGGTAAGGTCCAAATGAGTGAACCATCTTAGGCtgtaaattgttttgtttatgagACCTGTGTTAGAAGTGTAGGTAGAAATTGTAATGGATTAGGAGTTTAGGACGTACTCAACCTTCAAAATCTAATTCATGCATGTTTTCATGGTCTACACTGTCTAGTACCTAATTCACCAGTTTGAGGCACCATCTCATGCATCATCACATTTTTGGGTTATTTATAAGTCCCAGCAGGTCCATATTGATATGATTTTAATTGACGTATAGTTAATAACTAACCGTCAGGATCGTAGATGTCGACGGGTATCTCCACGGCGCTCTCGGAGTCCCAGTCCGGCACCACGTACCCGTCCACCACCGGGGTCAGTTGGAAGGAATAACCTGGAAATGAAACAAGACATAATTTAAACCCTTAATAGAAATACTTGCTGTCGTTGAAACTGTAAAACTTGTAGctgaatataaaatattgcatTGCACAAAGTACTACTGTAAGAAAAATTCCATAGTATCATCAGTATCAGCCAACAATCGTTCACTGCTAGACATAGTCAATCAGATTGACCATTGATCGACCACCACGGAACGACACACTATTCGTGGCCTGtcttattcaaataaaatctaacccccttattcataaaaaagttataggacactttagctattgaattgttatgtccctctctgtcaaagaacaaattgctAGCAGCTGTTGAATAGCTAAAGCATTCTAtgacttttttatgaataagggggtaagtctaAGGTGGTTGGCTACTACGCCTACTCCATACAAACTTAGAGCACCTCTCCCTCCGTTTTCTACTCTAACATTAGTATTTATAGTCTATCGGATCTTCAATAGTCAAGACAAATGCTTCGTTACCTAAAACCCGGAGGTTCTCGGGCTGCTCGGCCACCTGCGAGTCCTCGGCGAGCGGGCAGCTCGAGCACGTCACGTTGAACAGGATGTCGCTCACCGTGCTGTTTATTACTGTCACCTGGAAATGTATATATAGGATAAGAAGGTTAGTTTACAATATCTTGCATCTGGTTCAGTCATTCTGGAATCCTATGCTTATCCCATTATTCACTGTAAGAGTGAGGTTAAGTGTATGCATTTTAATATAGTCAGATCACCGTtatcatccactgctgaacataaaCCTCTGTGGTGAGAAGCGGGCAACGGGCATGTTATCCGATTAAGCTACCACAGCTCTATCTTTTCTTTCGCTCGGCTTCTCTTCTTCTTATGTTAGTATTGGTGACAAACAGGAGTTCGAATCTAGCCACCGTAATTATAGGATCTGCTAGTCTGATTACCGCCAGTCACTGATTCCCCTGATTACTCTGAACATCAgtagggctagcacggggtgcaAAGAGCGCATGTCAAGACGTGACATTAGAGCAAGCGTGACGTAGAACTTTTGTCTCCTCTTCCGCCCGTTGCTAGGCTAAACAGGAAGACTGTTATCATGCACCCCTATCAGAGGGTTAGGcagtttttaacagcatgcggatttatTTGATCATGCACGCGGAATTGCCCagcacgcgttcatacaagtatttattgtaacgtgtggaatatgcacgcgagacacgggaaaatggcgtccatcccgcgtgcgtgatgaaatccgcatgctgttaaaacagccaCTTACAGAGTCAGGAGGCTCGGGCTTGTTCCCCAGCGTGACGTGGAAGATGATGGAGACAGAGCCCTTGGAGTTCTTGGCGGAGCAC
This window of the Plutella xylostella chromosome 12, ilPluXylo3.1, whole genome shotgun sequence genome carries:
- the LOC105390254 gene encoding peroxidasin homolog, with the protein product MAKIYDILTVERDIATEAEHTLVEAHTRKTFTCRSNNYKHKIQWLDPTGQPVPRTDARVVVHHVTSRVGAAAVLVLTSAEVQDTGVWTCRARGASVDVAVCVIESTVFTSSHQELSVDEGRAATLDCGARGNPEPRLAWYKNDEQIFDEDNSTKYLVMNRYSTHGVQSSLTIKSLTWPDGGQYACRAVQDHPAMEACSVTAGLVVTLHVREKPIFDDVDSIRNAFARVDERIQLNCTANGYPPPVYSWFLEKDKDVLEDLKNTEFSDSFYNITENTLEIVTNEITFGRRYRCRAGNTYGYADKVFVVLNVEKPTVPSVIHLLNKTENELMLSLIWDKDVVFPIDEILVQYTDDEFSDISEWIHLYDIITTSNESLECQVKLKNLESDTEYRVRVRISNAAGQSEWSESYSFRTNSDDLRALTTILEEQLSVGIYSFLLLVTVAVFAWISCWWCKNIRW